In the genome of Hyphomicrobium sp. ghe19, the window ATAGAACGATTGCAAGCATGGCGAATTCCCGGATTGCATGTCAGCGATACTTGACAGTACGCTGACGCTAGGTGCCGGGGATTTGTTTCAGACGCACTTCCTTGCAAAATAGTTTGCAAAACGCCGCGTCAGGCGGCGGGCAACAGGATTTCGCCCCGCCCGATCGTCGCCGTGTCGCCGCCAATCTTCTGTACGAACAATGGCATAGGCTTCGGTGCAAGCTGACCGAGGGCAGCTTTCAGGTAGCGCGATATTACCCGCACGATCACGAGATCGTGTTTGCCGGTATCGACGAATGTCGGAAGCAGGCTGTCGACCGAAGGAGCGATCAGCGTGCCACGCCGCATCATCAGGCCAGGCTCCGGACCGAGCCCACCCTCAGCCCAGATGGTGCCGCCGATCATTCTCGTGCCCGTACCTACACCCGTCTTGCCACGGACGACAACGGTACCTCTGCGCATCTTTTCTCCGGCGCGGGCGCCGATATTTCCTTCAACGACGGTGATGCCGCCCATCAGGCCGAAGCGGTCTCCGGAAACGATGCCGCCAAGATTATCGCCGGCGTTGCCCAGGACATGGATCATGCCGCCGGTCGCGCCGGACGCCAGATGCGAGCCTGCGCTGCCATGCACTTCGAGTTTGCCGCCGGTCATCTTGCGGCCGGCATAGTGACCGACGTCGCCGATCACGCGGATGGTGCCGCTGTCGAGACCGAAAGCGACGAAATCGAGGGTCGGCGTTGCGCCTTCGATGGTGAGGACGTCGCCAGGGGTTCCTGAAATATCGAATGCGTCGGCGAGGGCAACGCCGCCTTTTTCGATACCAACGTTCAGGCGTGCGATTTCATGCGACGACAGAACGGCGAGCTTCGAGGGCGTGATGTCCTTGAGCGTCATCCGCTCGTTCGCGGGCGCCTTGAGGCGCAGCGTGAGGCCGCTCATCAGATCAGATCCTTCAGATGATAGTGATGCTGGCCGAGCTTGCCGCCGTAGTTGCCGGCAGTGATGCGCGTGACGCCGCGTTTCGCCCCGATGTCGGTGACGGCCTTCAGGCCGACACGCATGGCGTCGGCGACGGCTTTGGACGTCAGGCCGTCAATGACGATTTCGAGGACCGCGAGCGTGTCGGGCGCCAGCTCGGTCTTCTTGACCGTGCCGCGAAGCGTCGGACAGAAGGCGTCGTTCGTCGATGCAAACATGCCTGCGTATTTCGCGCCGACCTTCGAGCCCGAGCGTACGATGCCGCCGGGGAAGGGCGTGATGACGTCATCGACCTTGGCGATCGCGTCGACCGCGGCTTCCGCGGTTTCGAGAAGTCCGGCGCGGTCGGTGCCGAGGATCAGCATGTTGCCGCCGCCGACGGCGTCGGTCGTCAGGCCGGTGTCCTCTTCAATCACGAACTCGCCGTCCATGACGGGAACGCGCCAGTAGCGAGTGCCGCCGAGTTTTTTTGCCGTTTGAAACCCGTCGCCGAACAGCCGCGGTCCCTTGCCGAGACCGATGGACTTATCGGACTTCAGGCCGGCGAAGCAGGCGGAGCCGGGGCTCGTCAGAACGCACTGGCCGATGCGGTTGCGGATTTGCGGAACGAGCGAGTCGGGCGAAAATCCGAAGATAAGGATGCGGACGCCGGGGCGGCCGTCGGGCGTTTCGTCGGGCGACAATTCCTTGTCGATGCCGCATTCAGCGCCGCAGCCGATCACCGACGTGCCGAAGCCTGTCGCGACGGTTGCTGCGATGCGTGCCCATTTCAGCGTATCGGCGGTGATGATGATGCCGGTTCCGCTCATGCCAAAAGCTTCGGCGAAGGTATCGTCGATGGCGACGCCGTTGACCGTCTTGCTCATGCTGCGCGTGCCCTGGTCGGTTGGATGATCAGCGAGCCGCGGCCGCCGTTGACGATTTCATCATCGGATAAGCGGAAGTTCTCCATGCGCACCGTATGATAATCTTCGAAGTAGCTCTTCAAAGACTTCTCGATGCCCGGATCGTAGGACGGGCGCATGACGTGCGTTCCGCCGTTGACGACCTTGACGATCTTGCCGTTGCGCACGATCAGTTCGCCGTTCTTGAACAGAAGTTCCGGCGTCGTGAACATCGCCTCGCGATCGGGATTGTCGTCGTAGACGGTGATGTCCGCCCAAGCGCCGACGCCCAGATGACCGCGATCGTGAAGGCCGAGGCTGCGAGCCGGGCCGGCGCGCGTCATGATTGCGATTTCGTAGAGCGAATATTCGCGGTCGAGCGAGGCGAGCGTCGAATACTTCAGCGCGTCCTGATTGATCGTCTGCATCCGGTCGCGGCGGAACTCCTTGTCCATCAGCAGCCGGATGAGATGCGGGTACCAAGTGAACGGTCCGCCGTTCGGATGGTCCGTCGTCAGGAACAGGCGCCACGGATCGTTGACGAGCAGGAACAGTTCGAGGCCGATGGCCCACTGCAGCGCGTTGACGAAGCTCTTGTCGCGATACTTGAAGGGAACGACACCGCAGCCCGCGTCGCACTCGATATCCATCACGACCCATTTCTTCGGATCGGCGGAACGGGTGTTGACGAACTGGCGCATCGAGTCGCCGGAGGCCGTGCACGTCTGGCCGAACATGACCTGGCCGACGTCGCACGACACGTTCTTGTTGGCGTTGACGGCTTCGGCGATCGGGGCGGCGGCGGATGAAAACTTCAGGTCGCCTTCGGTGCCGTAGCTGTGGAACTGAATGTGCGTGAGATGGATCGGCAGGCCTTCCGCGCCCTTGATCGTATCAAGCGTCGTCTCGTAGCCGCCCGGTATGCCGAGGTTGCAGCCGTGAATGTGCAGGGGATGCACGACGCCCAGCTCGTGCAGACCGCGGGCCAGCGTCACGATGATGTCGCGCGGGGTGACGCCGTAATGGACGTGCTTCTCATCGAGATCGAGCTTGCGCTGATTGAACTTGAAAGCGCTGATGCCGCCCGGATTCACGACCTTGACGGCGATCGCCTGCGCGGCGTGCATCGTCCAGGCGATGTAGTCCTTGATCGCTGCGAAATCGGCTTTGCCGGCGAGCTGGCGCAGGAAGAAGTCGTCCGATCCCAGCATGACGAAGGCGCCCTTGTCGATGATCGACGTATCGCCCATTTCCATGTGCGCTTGCCGGGCGTTCGCGGGCAACATGGCAGGCTCGAAAGCGGCCGTGTATCCCATCTCGGCGTAGCGATAGCCGGTCGTCATCGTCGACGGCACGGCGTGGCCGACGCCGGCGCGCGTCAATTCCGTGCGCGCCACTTCGTTGCCGATGTGATCCTCGGGGAGCATCATGCGGGCGATCGTCATCTTGCCGCCGCCGATATGGGAATGGGGATCGATGCCGCCCGCCATTATGACCCGGCCGTGCAAGGGGTATTCCTGATCGACCTTGGCGGTCGGCTCAGGAGAGACGATGCGGCCGTTCTCAATGAAGATGTCGCGAACTTCGCCGTCGACCCCGTTCGCCGGGTCGTAGACTTTGCCGCCAGTGAGCTTGATGAGCATTCTCGGTCTCGTATTGGGCCTAGAGGGCAGCTTCAATTTTTTCGAGTACGTCGGCGGCGCGAGGCAGTGTCGACTGCCGGAGCTTGCGCAATGGCAGCGATACGACGTTGTCGACGCGCACCATGATGCCCGCATGATCGACGCCGGGTGTGCCGACGGGAATGTAGACCTTCGGAGTCCGCGCGGGCTTGATCGACGGCGTGCCGAGAAGGATCATCGGAATATCCGTATCCGGCGGAGAAAGGTCAGGTGTGAGCGAAGCGAGCCACAGGAGCAGGTCGCTTTCCTTGGCGTAGAGCATGCGGCTCATCGCATAGCGCTCTGAATCGTAGTCGGGCTTGCCGCTCGCGAACGAGACGCGCAGCGGAAAACCGGACTGCCAGCCGCAAACGGCGCCCGCCGAAACGGCGCCTTCGTTGCCGCCGAGGGCGAGACCCGCGAAGCGCGATGTCAGGTTGATGTCTTTGACGAACTCGGAGACCGCCTGGACCGTCAAGTCGGCGTTCGCGAAGCTGAGGCTCGGCGGTGCCCATACGACGACGCCGTAGCTCGCGGCCTTGCAACGCTCGAGAAGATCTTCGACGGTTGCGCGCGGCAGGCCGCCGATGTTGTCGCCGGTGATCGTCGCGCCTTTGTTCTGCGCACGCATGGCATCGAAAATTTCGCCGATGCGATCGGGTTTCACCGGAAGCGTCAGGACTTCGCCGATGCGCTTGCCCTTAACGGCAGACTGATCGAGGCCTTCGCCGAGAAACACGACCGTTCGCTTCGGGGGATTATCGGAGAACATCGAGGCTTCGTTGCACACGATGCGTTCGAAGAAACGCGGATGAAGTTTGTGGACGTCGCTGCCGGCGATAATGAAGAGATCGGCGCGGTTGCGCGCCTCGGTGAGCGTCGTCATCACCCAGCCGGAGGTCTGCAGTACCTTGAAATTGCGGTACTGGGCGTCGCTCAGCGCATGGTCGACGACGCCGCCGCCCTTCTCTGCGAGGGCCATGATCGCGC includes:
- a CDS encoding formylmethanofuran dehydrogenase subunit C: MSGLTLRLKAPANERMTLKDITPSKLAVLSSHEIARLNVGIEKGGVALADAFDISGTPGDVLTIEGATPTLDFVAFGLDSGTIRVIGDVGHYAGRKMTGGKLEVHGSAGSHLASGATGGMIHVLGNAGDNLGGIVSGDRFGLMGGITVVEGNIGARAGEKMRRGTVVVRGKTGVGTGTRMIGGTIWAEGGLGPEPGLMMRRGTLIAPSVDSLLPTFVDTGKHDLVIVRVISRYLKAALGQLAPKPMPLFVQKIGGDTATIGRGEILLPAA
- the fhcD gene encoding formylmethanofuran--tetrahydromethanopterin N-formyltransferase — protein: MSKTVNGVAIDDTFAEAFGMSGTGIIITADTLKWARIAATVATGFGTSVIGCGAECGIDKELSPDETPDGRPGVRILIFGFSPDSLVPQIRNRIGQCVLTSPGSACFAGLKSDKSIGLGKGPRLFGDGFQTAKKLGGTRYWRVPVMDGEFVIEEDTGLTTDAVGGGNMLILGTDRAGLLETAEAAVDAIAKVDDVITPFPGGIVRSGSKVGAKYAGMFASTNDAFCPTLRGTVKKTELAPDTLAVLEIVIDGLTSKAVADAMRVGLKAVTDIGAKRGVTRITAGNYGGKLGQHHYHLKDLI
- a CDS encoding formylmethanofuran dehydrogenase subunit A, producing the protein MLIKLTGGKVYDPANGVDGEVRDIFIENGRIVSPEPTAKVDQEYPLHGRVIMAGGIDPHSHIGGGKMTIARMMLPEDHIGNEVARTELTRAGVGHAVPSTMTTGYRYAEMGYTAAFEPAMLPANARQAHMEMGDTSIIDKGAFVMLGSDDFFLRQLAGKADFAAIKDYIAWTMHAAQAIAVKVVNPGGISAFKFNQRKLDLDEKHVHYGVTPRDIIVTLARGLHELGVVHPLHIHGCNLGIPGGYETTLDTIKGAEGLPIHLTHIQFHSYGTEGDLKFSSAAAPIAEAVNANKNVSCDVGQVMFGQTCTASGDSMRQFVNTRSADPKKWVVMDIECDAGCGVVPFKYRDKSFVNALQWAIGLELFLLVNDPWRLFLTTDHPNGGPFTWYPHLIRLLMDKEFRRDRMQTINQDALKYSTLASLDREYSLYEIAIMTRAGPARSLGLHDRGHLGVGAWADITVYDDNPDREAMFTTPELLFKNGELIVRNGKIVKVVNGGTHVMRPSYDPGIEKSLKSYFEDYHTVRMENFRLSDDEIVNGGRGSLIIQPTRARAA
- a CDS encoding formylmethanofuran dehydrogenase, with the protein product MKSVAGFERKLAEPSPQVDGKDVSLDEAIAAAARLIRESRLPIFGGLATDVEGVRAIMALAEKGGGVVDHALSDAQYRNFKVLQTSGWVMTTLTEARNRADLFIIAGSDVHKLHPRFFERIVCNEASMFSDNPPKRTVVFLGEGLDQSAVKGKRIGEVLTLPVKPDRIGEIFDAMRAQNKGATITGDNIGGLPRATVEDLLERCKAASYGVVVWAPPSLSFANADLTVQAVSEFVKDINLTSRFAGLALGGNEGAVSAGAVCGWQSGFPLRVSFASGKPDYDSERYAMSRMLYAKESDLLLWLASLTPDLSPPDTDIPMILLGTPSIKPARTPKVYIPVGTPGVDHAGIMVRVDNVVSLPLRKLRQSTLPRAADVLEKIEAAL